From the Plectropomus leopardus isolate mb chromosome 18, YSFRI_Pleo_2.0, whole genome shotgun sequence genome, one window contains:
- the hey1 gene encoding hairy/enhancer-of-split related with YRPW motif protein 1 encodes MKRNHDFSSSDSELDETIEVEKESADENGNMSSPLGSMSPTTSTQVQARKRRRGIIEKRRRDRINNSLSELRRLVPSAFEKQGSAKLEKAEILQMTVDHLKMLHAAGGKGYFDAHALAMDYRGLGFRECLTETARYLSIIEGLDGTDPLRIRLVSHLNNYASQREAHSGLSHLAWGSAFGSPPAHLTHPLLLQHQQGAPLAPLPRSATSSPQTPLSTTSTSSSSSSSSSITETHVPGRRSGSATPHTDQGPIRVPPPTAAPSTVPHPALVSSSASKLSPPLLSSLSAFPFPFSAFPIISPTISAPVPTSSVGKPYRPWGMEIGAF; translated from the exons atgaaaaggaaTCACGATTTTAGCTCCTCGGACAGCGAGCTGGATGAGACCATTGAGGTGGAGAAGGAGAGCGCGGATGAGAATGG GAACATGAGCTCGCCTCTCGGCTCCATGTCTCCCACAACATCTACTCAGGTGCAGGCGAGGAAAAGGCGTCGAGGa ATCATTGAGAAACGGCGCCGTGACAGGATCAACAACAGCCTGAGCGAGCTCCGCAGGCTGGTTCCCAGCGCCTTTGAGAAACAG GGCTCAGCCAAACTGGAGAAAGCGGAAATATTGCAAATGACTGTTGACCATCTGAAGATGCTTCATGCTGCTGGAGGCAAAG GTTATTTTGACGCCCATGCTCTGGCGATGGACTACCGTGGTTTGGGTTTCAGGGAGTGCCTCACTGAGACGGCCCGCTATCTGAGCATAATCGAAGGCCTGGACGGCACAGACCCTCTACGGATCCGCCTGGTCTCCCACCTTAACAACTACGCCAGTCAAAGAGAGGCCCACTCCGGCCTCAGTCATCTGGCGTGGGGCTCTGCGTTCGGATCCCCTCCTGCCCACCTGacccaccccctcctcctccagcatcAGCAGGGTGCACCGTTAGCACCTTTACCCCGCAGCGCCACCAGCAGCCCACAAACTCCTCTGTCGACTACatccacctcttcctcctcctcttcgtcgTCATCCATTACAGAAACCCACGTCCCGGGCAGGCGCAGCGGCAGCGCCACCCCCCACACAGATCAAGGTCCGATCCGGGTTCCCCCCCCCACTGCGGCTCCCAGCACCGTCCCACACCCCGCCTTGGTGTCCTCATCAGCATCCAagctctcccctcctctcctctcctccctctcggCGTTCCCCTTCCCCTTCAGCGCCTTCCCCATCATCTCCCCCACCATCAGCGCCCCCGTCCCAACATCCAGTGTGGGCAAACCGTACAGACCCTGGGGGATGGAGATAGGAGCTTTCTGA